From the bacterium genome, the window CACCTTGCGTGACAAAGTACCCCTCACCCACTAGACTCGTCGGGAATGGCGTCAAGACGACGAACGCGAGAAACGCGAAGTTTCTCAACAGCAGTGGGCGATCATAGGCGACAATGTGCGCGAGCAGACGGTGGTACGCGACCCAGTAGGCCGCGACAACGGCAAATGAGAGGCCGAAACTGTAGAACCTCGGCCACAGCGACAGCAGTTGTCTTGCGAGATGGTCGGTGGAGGTGCCCGGAAGGTGAACGTCGAGCACGAGAAGTGTCAGGGCAACACCAAAGATGCCATCGCTTAATGCGGCAATGCTGGACGCGTCATACGGGTCGAGGATCTCTTTCGGATCCATGCCGCCCACCTCTCCCGACTAAC encodes:
- a CDS encoding TMEM175 family protein, encoding MDPKEILDPYDASSIAALSDGIFGVALTLLVLDVHLPGTSTDHLARQLLSLWPRFYSFGLSFAVVAAYWVAYHRLLAHIVAYDRPLLLRNFAFLAFVVLTPFPTSLVGEGYFVTQGDARVAWIVYAGTLALVGLTLAWLWQCATARNLTNPKLTPSAAEYLLIRTLVSPLIFVLSMGVAATSAPLAPWTLVLLIPAQALVAQRYAQAIARPR